The following coding sequences are from one Streptomyces sp. NBC_00536 window:
- the mltG gene encoding endolytic transglycosylase MltG has protein sequence MRQEHRPPKRPGTRVTRRGRLAIFIGLLVATGAAALVPLLLNGGAPEAPPKPRRLVIPEGWRAAQVYTAVDRELKLPAGSAKAAVAGAGLALPAEAKGNPEGFLFPATYPVSQGTTPASLLAYMVQTANQKLAAKPVATAARAQGMTPYQTATLASIIQAEADTPADMGKVARVVYNRLAKSMPLQMDSTINYALNRATVDTALRDTRIDSPFNTYERQGLPPTPIDSPGAAAVAAAVAPTPGDWLFFVTVKPGDTRFSATYEEHKRHVAEFNKHRAVARKA, from the coding sequence ATGCGTCAAGAGCACCGGCCGCCGAAGCGGCCCGGGACCCGCGTCACCCGCCGGGGCCGACTGGCGATCTTCATTGGTCTGCTGGTCGCGACCGGAGCGGCGGCCCTCGTCCCGTTACTGCTGAACGGCGGCGCCCCGGAAGCGCCCCCGAAGCCGCGCCGACTGGTGATTCCCGAAGGCTGGCGGGCCGCACAGGTGTACACGGCGGTCGACCGTGAGCTGAAGCTCCCCGCGGGCTCGGCCAAAGCGGCGGTCGCCGGAGCGGGACTGGCCCTGCCCGCCGAGGCCAAGGGCAACCCGGAGGGCTTCCTCTTCCCGGCGACGTACCCCGTGTCCCAAGGGACCACCCCTGCCTCGCTCCTCGCGTACATGGTGCAGACGGCCAATCAGAAACTGGCCGCCAAGCCGGTCGCCACCGCGGCCAGGGCCCAGGGCATGACCCCCTACCAGACGGCCACCCTGGCGAGCATCATCCAGGCGGAGGCCGACACCCCGGCCGACATGGGCAAGGTCGCGCGGGTGGTCTACAACCGCCTCGCCAAGTCGATGCCGCTCCAGATGGACTCGACGATCAACTACGCGCTGAACCGCGCCACCGTGGACACCGCCCTGCGCGACACCCGGATCGACAGCCCCTTCAACACCTACGAACGCCAGGGCCTGCCCCCGACCCCGATCGACAGCCCGGGCGCGGCGGCCGTGGCGGCCGCGGTGGCCCCGACGCCGGGTGACTGGCTGTTCTTCGTCACGGTGAAGCCGGGAGACACCCGCTTCTCGGCGACCTACGAGGAACACAAGCGTCATGTGGCCGAGTTCAACAAACACCGCGCAGTCGCCCGCAAGGCCTGA
- a CDS encoding ABC transporter ATP-binding protein, whose translation MRPEGKEPNWTPSKEALDPSRPAPADQPRELRRIARLFRPYRGRLGVVGLLVGASSLVGVASPFLLKEILDVAIPQGRTGLLSLLALGMILTAVVTSVFGVLQTLISTTVGQRVMHDLRTAVYAQLQRMPLAFFTRTRTGEVQSRIANDIGGMQATVTSTATSLVSNLTAVVASVVAMLALDWRLTLVSLLLLPVFVWISRRVGRERKKITTQRQKQMAAMAATVTESLSVSGILLGRTMGRADSLTRSFSEESEKLVGLEVRSSMAGRWRMSTIGIVMAAMPALIYWAAGIALQSGAPSLSVGTLVAFVTLQQGLFRPAVSLLSTGVQMQTSLALFARVFEYLDLPVDITEREDAVRLEQAKGEIRLEGVDFAYDAKHGPTLTGIDITVPAGGSLAVVGPTGSGKSTLSYLVPRLYDVTGGRVALDGIDVRDLDFDSLARSIGVVSQETYLFHASVADNLRFAKPDATDEEIAQAARAAQIHDHIESLPDGYDTLVGERGYRFSGGEKQRLAIARTILRDPPVLILDEATSALDTRTEHAVQKAIDALSEGRTTITIAHRLSTVRDADQIVVLDGGTIAERGTHEELLEADGRYAALVRRDSELAPAAVAVETPTVPVSV comes from the coding sequence ATGCGCCCCGAAGGAAAAGAACCGAACTGGACGCCATCGAAGGAAGCCCTCGACCCCAGTCGTCCCGCCCCCGCCGACCAGCCGCGTGAGCTGCGCCGGATCGCCCGCCTGTTCCGCCCCTACCGAGGCCGGCTCGGCGTTGTCGGCCTGCTCGTCGGCGCCTCGTCGCTGGTCGGCGTCGCCTCGCCGTTCCTGCTGAAGGAGATCCTGGACGTCGCGATCCCCCAGGGACGCACGGGGCTGCTCAGCCTGCTCGCGCTCGGCATGATCCTCACCGCGGTCGTGACCAGCGTCTTCGGCGTGCTCCAGACCCTGATCTCCACCACGGTCGGACAGCGTGTCATGCACGACCTGCGCACCGCCGTCTACGCGCAGCTCCAGCGGATGCCGCTGGCGTTCTTCACCCGGACCCGCACCGGAGAGGTGCAGTCCCGGATAGCCAACGACATCGGCGGGATGCAGGCCACCGTCACCTCGACGGCGACCTCCCTCGTCTCCAACCTGACGGCCGTGGTCGCCTCCGTGGTCGCCATGCTCGCCCTCGACTGGCGGCTCACCCTCGTCTCGCTGCTCCTGCTGCCGGTGTTCGTGTGGATCAGCCGCCGGGTCGGCCGCGAGCGCAAGAAGATCACCACCCAGCGCCAGAAGCAGATGGCGGCGATGGCCGCCACGGTCACCGAATCGCTGTCCGTCAGCGGCATCCTGCTGGGCCGCACCATGGGCCGGGCCGACTCGCTCACCCGCTCGTTCTCCGAGGAGTCCGAGAAGCTCGTCGGGCTCGAAGTCCGCTCCAGCATGGCCGGCCGCTGGCGCATGTCGACCATCGGCATCGTCATGGCCGCGATGCCCGCGCTGATCTACTGGGCGGCGGGCATAGCCCTGCAGTCCGGCGCACCCTCCCTCTCCGTCGGCACCCTCGTCGCCTTCGTCACCCTCCAGCAGGGCCTGTTCCGGCCGGCCGTGAGCCTGCTGTCGACCGGTGTGCAGATGCAGACCTCGCTCGCCCTGTTCGCCCGCGTCTTCGAGTACCTCGACCTGCCGGTGGACATCACCGAGCGCGAGGACGCCGTCCGGCTGGAGCAGGCCAAGGGCGAAATCCGTCTGGAGGGCGTGGACTTCGCCTACGACGCCAAGCACGGCCCCACCCTGACCGGCATCGACATCACGGTCCCCGCGGGCGGATCCCTCGCGGTGGTCGGCCCGACCGGCTCCGGCAAGAGCACGCTGAGCTATCTGGTGCCCCGGCTGTACGACGTCACGGGCGGCCGCGTCGCGCTGGACGGCATCGATGTCCGCGACCTGGACTTCGACTCCCTGGCCCGCTCGATCGGAGTGGTCAGCCAGGAGACCTACCTCTTCCACGCCTCGGTGGCCGACAACCTCCGCTTCGCCAAGCCGGACGCCACCGACGAGGAGATAGCCCAGGCGGCCAGGGCGGCGCAGATCCACGACCACATCGAGTCCCTGCCCGATGGGTACGACACCCTGGTCGGCGAGCGCGGCTACCGGTTCTCCGGCGGCGAGAAGCAGCGCCTGGCCATCGCCCGCACCATCCTGCGCGACCCGCCGGTGCTGATCCTGGACGAGGCCACCAGCGCACTGGACACGCGCACCGAACACGCCGTGCAGAAGGCCATCGACGCGCTCTCCGAAGGCCGCACCACCATCACCATCGCGCACCGGCTCTCCACCGTCCGCGATGCCGATCAGATCGTGGTCCTCGACGGAGGAACGATCGCCGAGCGGGGTACGCACGAGGAGCTGCTGGAGGCTGACGGGCGGTATGCGGCCCTGGTCCGCAGGGACAGTGAGCTGGCTCCGGCCGCCGTGGCGGTGGAGACACCGACCGTGCCCGTCAGCGTGTGA
- a CDS encoding MarR family winged helix-turn-helix transcriptional regulator produces MSTASETDSPDSSDGVLAEQLLRLTRRLHRIQKRHLEPLGITPAQSRLLRTVAHYPEVEPPRMADLAARLEVVPRAVTTLVDGLEAAECVRRVPDTANRRVIRIELTETGRATLRRLRNARTGAAEEILAPLTTDQRGLLGGLLNALADGPADGPADGTARRGC; encoded by the coding sequence ATGAGCACCGCTTCCGAGACCGACAGCCCGGACAGTTCGGACGGCGTCCTTGCCGAGCAGCTGCTGCGCCTGACCCGTCGGCTGCACCGCATCCAGAAGCGCCATCTGGAGCCGCTCGGGATCACCCCGGCCCAGTCGCGGCTGCTGCGCACGGTCGCCCACTATCCCGAGGTGGAGCCCCCCCGAATGGCGGATCTCGCCGCCCGCCTGGAGGTCGTGCCCCGGGCGGTGACCACCCTGGTCGACGGCCTGGAGGCGGCCGAGTGCGTGCGGCGGGTGCCGGACACCGCCAACCGCCGGGTCATCCGGATCGAGCTGACCGAGACCGGCCGCGCCACGCTGCGCAGGCTGCGCAACGCGCGAACGGGCGCCGCAGAGGAGATCCTGGCTCCATTGACCACCGATCAGCGCGGACTGCTCGGCGGGCTGCTCAACGCCCTGGCCGACGGACCGGCGGACGGACCGGCCGACGGTACGGCGCGGCGCGGCTGCTGA
- a CDS encoding FAD-binding and (Fe-S)-binding domain-containing protein yields MPLLEPKPGALRPRTVSGPAPDRVPERLAAGTPEPLRSELIALLGAEKVLWKVSDLVRYASDASPYRFVPQVVVVAEDIDDVSAVLSYAHGKQREVVFRAAGTSLNGQSQGEDILVDVRRHWAGIEVLEEGLRARIRPGTTVLRANAALARHGRVLGPDPASAIACTLGGVVANNASGMTAGTTRNSYRTLSSLTFVLPGGTVVDTADPLADEELARAEPALCHGLMEIKREIEADHRLTARIRAKYEIKNTTGYRLDAYLDGNTPVEILRGLMVGSEGTLGFISEVVFDTLPLDRELSSALLFFPSLPAAAAAVPLFNAAGAIAVELMDGNTLRASVSVAGVPADWAALPRHTTALLVEFRAPDAAGREAYERLAAEVVAGLDLVAPVASVTNAFTTDAGTIAGYWKARKAFVTAVGGARASGTTLITEDFAVPPSRLAEACEALLELQAEHGFDAAVAGHAAHGNLHFLLAFDAALPADVERYGAFMDAFCRLTVERFDGSLKAEHSTGRNMAPFLELEWGTAATELMWRTKRVVDPDLVLAPRILLDRDPRAHLRGLKTIPRVEAVADPCIECGFCEPTCPSKDLTTTPRQRIVLRREMMRQQPGSPVLDGLLDAYGYDAVDTCAGDATCKLACPVGIDTGALMKDFRHRRHSPREERTAAVVAKRFGAVEAAARLAVAAADRITGRLGDGPLRLVTGVARKAVRPDLVPEWLPQIPGAAARALPVTRRVGASAVYYPACVNRIFGGPSGPKDTKGAGGPYGPSLPEAVVALSERAGRPVWIPKDVTGTCCATIWHSKGYDAGNRLMANRIVAAAWGWTAGGRLPLVVDASSCTLGIAHEVVPYLTPDNRELHAELTVVDSVVWAAEELLPRLEVLRTVGSAVLHPTCSMRHLGDEAQLRAVAEACAREVVVPDDAGCCAFAGDRGMLHPKLTDSATAREAAEVTARSYDVHLSANRMCEVGMDRATGQEYHSALLELERATRP; encoded by the coding sequence ATGCCGCTGCTGGAGCCGAAACCGGGGGCCCTGCGCCCGCGCACCGTCAGCGGTCCGGCCCCCGACCGGGTGCCCGAGCGGCTGGCGGCCGGGACCCCCGAGCCGTTGCGTTCCGAGCTGATCGCCCTGCTGGGCGCCGAGAAGGTGCTGTGGAAGGTCTCCGACCTGGTCCGCTACGCCTCGGACGCCTCCCCCTACCGCTTCGTGCCGCAGGTCGTCGTGGTCGCCGAGGACATCGACGACGTCTCCGCCGTGCTGTCCTACGCCCACGGGAAGCAGCGCGAGGTGGTCTTCCGGGCCGCCGGGACCTCGCTCAACGGCCAGTCGCAGGGCGAGGACATCCTCGTCGACGTACGCCGCCACTGGGCCGGGATCGAGGTGCTGGAGGAGGGGCTGCGCGCCCGGATCCGCCCCGGCACCACGGTCCTGCGCGCCAATGCCGCGCTCGCCCGGCACGGCCGGGTGCTCGGCCCCGACCCGGCCAGCGCGATCGCCTGCACGCTCGGCGGGGTGGTCGCGAACAACGCCTCGGGGATGACCGCGGGGACCACGAGGAACTCGTACCGCACCCTGTCCTCGCTCACCTTCGTGCTGCCCGGCGGGACCGTCGTGGACACCGCCGACCCGCTGGCCGACGAGGAGCTGGCGCGCGCCGAGCCGGCCCTGTGCCACGGGCTGATGGAGATCAAGCGGGAGATCGAGGCCGATCACCGGCTGACCGCCCGGATCCGTGCCAAGTACGAGATCAAGAACACCACCGGGTACCGGCTGGACGCCTACCTCGACGGCAACACCCCGGTGGAGATCCTGCGCGGGCTGATGGTCGGGTCCGAGGGCACCCTCGGCTTCATCTCCGAGGTGGTGTTCGACACCCTGCCGCTGGACCGCGAGCTGTCCAGCGCCCTGCTCTTCTTCCCCTCGCTGCCCGCCGCCGCGGCCGCCGTGCCGCTCTTCAACGCGGCGGGCGCGATCGCCGTCGAGCTGATGGACGGCAACACGCTGCGCGCCTCGGTCAGCGTGGCGGGCGTACCCGCCGACTGGGCCGCGCTGCCCAGGCACACGACCGCCCTGCTCGTGGAGTTCCGCGCGCCGGACGCCGCGGGCCGGGAGGCGTACGAGCGGCTCGCGGCCGAGGTGGTCGCGGGGCTGGACCTGGTCGCGCCGGTGGCCTCGGTGACGAACGCCTTCACCACCGACGCGGGGACCATCGCCGGGTACTGGAAGGCCCGCAAGGCCTTCGTCACCGCCGTCGGCGGAGCCCGCGCGTCGGGCACCACACTGATCACCGAGGACTTCGCCGTCCCGCCCTCCCGCCTCGCCGAGGCCTGCGAGGCGCTGCTGGAACTCCAGGCGGAGCACGGCTTCGACGCCGCCGTCGCCGGTCACGCGGCCCACGGCAACCTGCACTTCCTGCTGGCCTTCGACGCGGCGCTGCCCGCCGACGTCGAGCGGTACGGGGCGTTCATGGACGCCTTCTGCCGGCTGACCGTCGAACGGTTCGACGGATCGCTGAAGGCCGAGCACTCCACGGGCCGCAACATGGCCCCCTTCCTGGAACTCGAATGGGGCACCGCGGCCACCGAGCTGATGTGGCGCACCAAGCGGGTCGTCGACCCCGACCTGGTGCTCGCGCCGCGGATCCTGCTCGACCGCGATCCGCGGGCCCACCTGCGCGGACTCAAGACGATCCCCCGGGTGGAGGCGGTCGCCGACCCCTGCATCGAATGCGGGTTCTGCGAGCCGACCTGCCCGAGCAAGGACCTGACGACCACGCCCCGCCAGCGGATCGTGCTGCGCCGCGAGATGATGCGCCAGCAGCCCGGTTCCCCGGTGCTGGACGGGCTGCTCGACGCCTACGGCTACGACGCGGTGGACACCTGCGCGGGCGATGCCACCTGCAAGCTCGCCTGTCCCGTCGGGATCGACACCGGGGCCCTGATGAAGGACTTCCGCCACCGACGGCACAGCCCGCGCGAGGAGCGGACGGCCGCGGTCGTCGCGAAACGGTTCGGCGCGGTGGAGGCGGCGGCCCGGCTCGCGGTCGCCGCCGCCGACCGGATCACCGGCCGGCTCGGGGACGGTCCGCTGCGGCTGGTCACGGGGGTCGCGCGCAAGGCCGTACGGCCGGACCTGGTCCCGGAGTGGCTGCCCCAGATCCCGGGCGCGGCCGCCCGCGCCCTGCCCGTCACCCGACGGGTGGGGGCCTCGGCCGTGTACTACCCGGCCTGCGTCAACCGGATCTTCGGCGGCCCGAGCGGCCCGAAGGACACCAAGGGTGCGGGCGGTCCGTACGGCCCGTCGCTGCCCGAGGCCGTCGTCGCGCTGTCCGAGCGGGCGGGCAGGCCGGTGTGGATCCCGAAGGACGTGACGGGGACCTGCTGCGCGACGATCTGGCACTCCAAGGGCTACGACGCGGGGAACCGGCTGATGGCCAACCGGATCGTGGCGGCCGCCTGGGGCTGGACGGCGGGCGGGCGGCTGCCCCTGGTCGTCGACGCCTCCTCCTGCACCCTCGGCATCGCGCACGAGGTGGTCCCGTACCTGACCCCGGACAACCGCGAACTGCACGCCGAACTGACCGTGGTCGACTCCGTCGTCTGGGCGGCGGAGGAACTGCTGCCGCGGCTGGAGGTGCTGCGCACGGTCGGTTCGGCGGTGTTGCATCCGACCTGCTCGATGCGCCATCTGGGTGATGAAGCGCAACTGCGTGCGGTGGCCGAGGCCTGCGCACGGGAGGTGGTCGTGCCGGACGACGCGGGGTGCTGCGCCTTCGCGGGCGACCGCGGGATGCTGCATCCGAAGCTGACGGACTCCGCGACGGCGCGCGAGGCGGCGGAGGTCACCGCCCGGTCCTACGACGTCCACCTGTCCGCGAACCGGATGTGCGAGGTGGGCATGGACCGGGCCACCGGACAGGAGTACCACTCGGCGCTGCTCGAACTGGAACGGGCCACGCGCCCCTGA